The segment CCACGGGCCGTGCGGCCGCGCGCCAGCTTTCGCCGACGGTGCAGTGAACGACATGGATCTTGTCCCAGGCCTCGTACGGAACCCACCGGCGCAGTTGGGCCGCGCCGAAATGCGATACCCCCGCGACGAAGACCGCATCGACTATCTTGTCGCCGAGGCTTAAGCCGATGGCCGCGTCGAATTCGTCGGGGCCGTGAACGGTCATGCTGTATCCGGGCCCGCCAAGACGGCGAATCAGCCGGGCGACCGCGGCGGCATTGGTCCCGAAATGGACGTGCACGTGGCGAACGCGTTCCCGCCGCAGGATGGGCAACAGGAACGCCGCTTCGGCCAGATAGGCGAAATGACGCAGCAGACCGCGCTCGCTGCGCCGGTGCATGGCAAGGGTCGTGCGCAAGGCGCGCAGCGCGGCGGCGGGCCGCGCGAGCAGCGTCCGCGCGGCCGTGAAGAGCAGCTTTCCCTTCGGTTGCGCCAGACAGCAGAACGTGCGCGCGGCCTCGGCCTTGTCGGCAGGGTCCACGACGGCCGCGCTCGCGCGGATCGAGAACCGCGGAATCTCGTAACCGAGCGCCTCAAGCCCCGCGATTTCACGGCGGATGAACGTGTGGCTGATACTCGGATATTGCGTCGTGAGGTAGGCGATACGAGGCCGCGCCGCGGTCCCTTCTCCGGCTGGTTGCGTCATTGCATTGATATCACTTTCCACTTTCGTTGGACCGGTCCCGCTAACTATCGCGGAAATCCGCCTGCGCCCGCAAGACGGATATGGGCGTGAAGGAATCGCGCCACGCGCGGCGCACCTCGCGCAGGCGGTCCGCGGCTTCCCGACTGCCGCGCAGACGCTGGCGCGCCGCGGACAGCGCCAGCACGGCGCAGTCGAGCCGGTATGCGCGGCGCGCGGCGCGCAACCCGTAATGCTTACGGAAGCAGTAATACTTGCTGCGGTACAGGTGACGCAATGAGAACACGCTCAGGCCCGCCGCCGCAACAGACGCACCGCCGTGGTGGACGACGACCGCCTCGGGGCAATACCGCACGCCGGCGCCCTCCTTGCGGGCAGGAAGCATCAGGTCCGTTTCTTCTTCATACAGGAAGCATTCCTCGTCGAACCCGCCGACGCGCGCGACAAAATCGCGACGAGCCAGAAAACAAGCACCCGACACCATGTCCACGCGCGCGCCGGAGCGATGCTCGTCTTCACGCAGCCAGTTTCGCAGGCATGCGCACCGTTCCGGAAAACGGGCTTCCATTCCCGTCAACGACCAGCAGGCGCGCAGCGGCGTTGGGAACCGCCGGCACGAGGCCTGAAAACGGCCGCCGGGATAGACCAGTTTCGGCCCCACCAGCACGCATTGGGCGTGCATTTCCAGGCAATGCAGGAGCGCATCCAGAGCGCCTTGCGTCAATTCGGCGTCCGGATTCAGAAACAGCAGGGCCTCGGCGGCGGATGCGCGGATGGCGCGGTTGTTCGCCGCGCCGAAACCCAGGTTTTCGTCAAGCGCAATCAGGCGAACCGCCGGGAATTCGGATTGCACCATGGCTGCGGAGCCGTCGCCGCTTGCGTTGTCGACGACGAAAACGGCGCGCAGCGGCGCGCCGCCATATCGAAACACCGAAGCGAGACACGCGCGCAGCAGGTCGCGCGTGTTGTAACTGACAATGACCACGTCCGCCGTCATCGTGCGCTCCGGTCCGCGCGCAGGCGTTCGAGCATGCGCGCGGCGGCGCCCGCCCAGGTGTACTGGCGGCGCACAAACGCGTGTCCTGCGCGGCCCATCTCTTCAAGCAGCCGGGCATTGCCCAGCAGTCCCACCAGCGCGCGGGCGAGCATCTCCGAGTCGTACTGCGTAACCAGCCTTCCGGTTACGCCATCCACTATCATTTCGGGAAACGCGAAGCGCGCGGGCAGCACGCACGGCACGCAGCAGTTCTGCGCCTCGATGACGACAATGCCGAAGGGCTCGAAACTGCTCATGATGCAGAAGACCGATGCTTCGCTGTAGTGGCGGAGCAACCGGTCGAGCCCGCCGGGAACATCCTTGCGGATGCGGCCCACCACCTCGACGCCCGGCTCCGCGATTTGCGGCTCGCACCCGATAATGCGCAGCCGCGCGCCGGGCATCCGCGCGCGCACGCGACGGAACGCGTCCAGGATAAGCGGGCCGCCCTTTCGCTCGAACTCGCTGCCTACAAAGAGAATGATCTGGCCGTCATAAGGGCCGTGCGGCAGCGGTTCGGCGTAATAGTTGGGCCCCGCTCCGGCCGGCAGGATTCTTTCCCGGGGAATACCGTAGTCCCGCTCGACGGACGCCGCCGCCCACCCGGTCCGCGGAAACACGCAGGCGCAACGCTCAAAGACCTGGCGCTGCCGCTCAATAATGCGCCGCGCGTGCGCTTCCGAAAACAGGCCGAACTCCCAGGCGCGCGCCTCATACACCTGCGCGGCAGTGGCGTCAAAATAGCAGTAGAGCGGCACGTCGAGGCGTGGCAGGTAGCTTGTGCCATACATGAGGCAGGCATTGAAACCAGGGTTCGCGGCGGCGATGCGCTCCGCGCGGCGGGTCATGCGCATGAAAGCCACGCGGCTCCAGCGATAACGCTCCTCGATACCGAAGCGGTCGAAGCCGCGCAGCCGCTGGACCCAGGGCGCACGCCGGGCAAACGGGTCGGAGAACCCCGCGACATTGCCCTTCTGATGGACACAGCCCAAGTCGCCGAGTGCGCGAAAGAGGCTGCGCGCGGAACCGGAGAAGGGGCGCTCATCGTCCGGGTCGCCCGCGCACAAGAGCAGCAGACGCGGGTCCATTCCTATGTCGGGGCTTATGGCGCCGGGCAGCGGCATGGGCAATCAGCCGGGTTGCCGGGCGGGTGCAAACGCGCCGCCCGTCTCGCGCGGCAGCGAAGGCTCCGTCCGCACCCAGGCGTAAATGCTTGTCATGGCCGCGAGGCACAGAAGCAGATGCACGTCGAAAGCAGCGTCGATGGTGACCATGGCAAGCGCGATAGAACCAAGCACGGCCACCGCGGCGGCGCGCTTCGCGAACATGCACCCCCGCAGATGGGCCATGACTCGCAACGCTGCGTACATGCCGTAGAACCACCAGCCCATGTAAAAGAACGTGCCAAGAAAACCGCGATCGAGCAGACTGATGAGCATTTGCGAATCCGTGGCGCGGCCCTCGATGCGGCCGCCGCCCCAGCCGCCATACCCGAACATGGGACGGAACTGAATCACGCTCTTGTATTCCTGCCAGGCGTCAAGCCGGTACTGCAGCGATGCGGCGCGTTCGGCGCTGACGGTCGCGATATCTTCGACAAAGGCGTGGCCGGGCCGCATGCCGATGAACGCGATGAGCAGCCAGGTAATGGCGATGGCGGGCAGCACGTACGCCAGAAGCCAGAGGCGCTGTACGGCGAAATACCCGGCAACCAGGATAGCGAACACAAGGTACGGGCCGAACGACATGGACAGCAGCAGACCGCCCAGCGGCGCAAGGAATACCCAGCGGCCCAGAGGCCCGAGCAGCTGCTCCAGGTCTTTGCGCATGGGCAGCAGGGCAAGGAACGCGGTGAACGCGAAGAAACGGCCCAGCGCAAGTGCGTGGGAAAAACACACGATGGGCCGCCAGAAGCCGCCGCGAAAATGCTGCTGGAACACGTGCTGGAAATAGCCGTATAGCATGGTGTGGAGCTGCGGGCTCATGCGGAATTCCCACAGCGCGAAGGGCGCGTACACCACGCTCGCGGCTATCATCCAGAGGAGAAACGTGCGCACCCCGCCTGGTGTGCCAATGTGGATACGCGCCAGGAGCACCGGCAGAATGAAACCAAAGAAGAACGTGAACGTGCGCGAAATGCAGTAGGTTAACGCTTCGTCGTTCAAGTAGGCGCTCAGAAACGCCACCATTAAACAGGCAAGCAGCAGCAGGTCGCCGACAATGAGCGTAAAACGGTCGAACGCGCGCGGGTGAAAAACGACCGAGCCGATCAGAACGCCGATGAACGCAACGTTGTTCTTGTCGATGTCGGGGATACCCGGCAGTTCAATCTCCTGCGCTTCCGGCAGCAGCAGGAGTCCCAGCAACACCGCGAGCGAAAACCCGCGCGCGCGGTTCTGGTCGAACATGAACAGCGCCGACACCGGAATCCAGGCAAGCAGCGCCACCTGATAAGGAATCATCCCGAGTTCTTACCTTCAATGCGTCCACATGTCCTGCACGGTTCGAAGCGCAGCCAGACGAGGGCGCCGGCTACTCTTCAGGCCGCGAAGACTCTTTCCGCCGCCGTTGGCGGGACTCGCGCCAGAGCAGCTTGAAGATCAGCATATCTTCAACCAAGTATCGGTGCCACAAGCGGCGCGGCTCCTGGCATAAGCGCCAGAGCCACTCG is part of the Candidatus Hydrogenedentota bacterium genome and harbors:
- a CDS encoding glycosyltransferase, producing the protein MTQPAGEGTAARPRIAYLTTQYPSISHTFIRREIAGLEALGYEIPRFSIRASAAVVDPADKAEAARTFCCLAQPKGKLLFTAARTLLARPAAALRALRTTLAMHRRSERGLLRHFAYLAEAAFLLPILRRERVRHVHVHFGTNAAAVARLIRRLGGPGYSMTVHGPDEFDAAIGLSLGDKIVDAVFVAGVSHFGAAQLRRWVPYEAWDKIHVVHCTVGESWRAAARPVDPDSRTLVCVGRLSAQKGQLLLVEAFASLLGRDVDARLVLVGDGEMRAAVEARIAHHGLAGRVTIAGWQDEAQVQEHLLAARALVLPSFAEGLPVVIMEALALERPVISTYIAGIPELVRPGENGWLVPAGNVEALAGAMNEALDAPVETLRAMGRAGRGIVTEQHRTETEARKLDTLFQRALEPGGAAH
- a CDS encoding glycosyltransferase family 2 protein, with the protein product MTADVVIVSYNTRDLLRACLASVFRYGGAPLRAVFVVDNASGDGSAAMVQSEFPAVRLIALDENLGFGAANNRAIRASAAEALLFLNPDAELTQGALDALLHCLEMHAQCVLVGPKLVYPGGRFQASCRRFPTPLRACWSLTGMEARFPERCACLRNWLREDEHRSGARVDMVSGACFLARRDFVARVGGFDEECFLYEEETDLMLPARKEGAGVRYCPEAVVVHHGGASVAAAGLSVFSLRHLYRSKYYCFRKHYGLRAARRAYRLDCAVLALSAARQRLRGSREAADRLREVRRAWRDSFTPISVLRAQADFRDS
- a CDS encoding glycosyltransferase family 4 protein, with product MPLPGAISPDIGMDPRLLLLCAGDPDDERPFSGSARSLFRALGDLGCVHQKGNVAGFSDPFARRAPWVQRLRGFDRFGIEERYRWSRVAFMRMTRRAERIAAANPGFNACLMYGTSYLPRLDVPLYCYFDATAAQVYEARAWEFGLFSEAHARRIIERQRQVFERCACVFPRTGWAAASVERDYGIPRERILPAGAGPNYYAEPLPHGPYDGQIILFVGSEFERKGGPLILDAFRRVRARMPGARLRIIGCEPQIAEPGVEVVGRIRKDVPGGLDRLLRHYSEASVFCIMSSFEPFGIVVIEAQNCCVPCVLPARFAFPEMIVDGVTGRLVTQYDSEMLARALVGLLGNARLLEEMGRAGHAFVRRQYTWAGAAARMLERLRADRSAR